A region of the Arenibacter antarcticus genome:
ATAACTTTAATGAAATGAAGGATGTAACTATATTGGATATGACTAAACTAAGATACCCTAAAGCCATTCTTGTGTGACTTCTCAATCGGTGCGAAAAGCACCTCATATCGAAGTGACCTCAACAGTCATTTCGACCAGTATGGAGAAACCGAAGGTTCACGAATACCCTTAAAATAAAAATATCATGAGCTAAATCGCACAAGTAGCTAAACGATAACTTTAATGAAATGAAGGATGTAACTATATTGGATATGACTAAACTAAGATACCCTAAAGCCATTCTTGTGTGACTTCTCAATCGGTGCGAAAAGCACCTCATATCGAAGTGACCTCAACAGTCATTTCGATCGACAGAGAGAAATCACACAAGTAGCTAAACGAAAACTAGATAGTAATGCAAGATGAAACTACCCTACTAAAAGACAAGACTAGGATGTCCAAAAACCTATCTTGTGCGACTTCTCGTCGTCCCGAAAAAGGACTCTGTCGAAGTGACTATTGGTCGTTTAGAAGACGTAATTATAAAGACAAGCTAGAGATTAATTTCTATACCAGTTAAAAGATCTGATTATTGAGGGTTTCCCATTTAGGATTAAAAGTGGAAATAATACTATTTTTCTTTTCCCTACGCCACTTTTTAATTTCCTTTTCTCGGGCAATAGCATCATTTGGGTTTTCAAAACCTTCATAATATACCAAGTAAATACAGTTATATTTTCCAGCAAAGGATTTTTTGGAATTTTGACTATCAAAATAGTGTTGGGACAGCCTACGTTGGATATTGTTAGTCACCCCTACATATAGCGTTGTACGGTATTCGCTAGTGGTTATATATACAAAGTGATTGTAAAACAATTTAAAGCTTGGATTGAGGTTACTCTAATATAGTATTTTATTCCAATTGATCATTTTGTGGATGATGAGACCATAAAACAAAGCGTAAAACACTTTATATAAAAATGACAAAAACAGTCATTTCGACCGAAAGGGAGAAACCGAAGGTTCACGAATACCCCTAAAATAAAAATGTTATGAGCTAAATCGCACAAGTAGCTAAACGAAAACTAGATGGTAATGCAAGATGCTAATACCCTACTAAAAGACAAAACTAGGATGTCCAAAAGATTATCCAGTGCGACTTCTCGTCGTCCCGAAAAAAGGGACTCTGTCGAAGTGACTAAACCTTGCACACCCAAAAGGAGAAAAAGCATGAAGAATCTGCTAAACTAACTTAAAAGGGAATACTATATTGGATTGAAAAATTAATTTTCATCCCTATCTTAGCCACAACAAAAGCGCATCTTTTCTAAAAATATCACTAATTACCAATGGATATAGTATTGCTAATTCTTGGATTTATTTTAATGTTTGTAGGAATTCTAGGAAGTTTTCTTCCCGTTTTACCAGGAACACCGGTAAGTTGGATTGGTTTACTCCTACTGCACCTTACCAAGGCGGTACCAGAGGATTGGGTGTTTTTGGGCATTACCCTGTGCATAGCGCTTCTAGTTTTCGCGCTGGATTATATTATTCCCGTATGGGGAACCAAAAAATTTGGAGGCAGTAAATGGGGAATGATAGGAACCACTATTGGACTATTAATTGCCCTGATCTTTCCGGTACTCGGATTCTTTGGAATTATCATCTGGCCGTTTCTGGGTGCATTTGTAGGGGAATTGATCAATAAAGCAGACCAAAAAACAGCCCTGAAGGCTGCTTTTGGATCTTTTCTAGGTTTCCTGACCGGCACCTTTATCAAATTTATGGTCACAATGGTATACCTAGGATTATTTATCTATAAGGCTTGGGAATATAAATCGACCTTGTTTCCGTTTTTTTAAATACGTCTAGTCACTACATCCAAGTCACTTTTTCTTCCCAAGAACCTCTATCAACCTCGGGGATTTCTCCCTCGTAATTACCCATATAGAAAAATCCAAGACATTTTTCACCCTCGTTCAAATCAAAAAAATCGTCCATATACTGTATTAATCCAGGGGAGCTCCAATAACA
Encoded here:
- a CDS encoding GIY-YIG nuclease family protein — encoded protein: MFYNHFVYITTSEYRTTLYVGVTNNIQRRLSQHYFDSQNSKKSFAGKYNCIYLVYYEGFENPNDAIAREKEIKKWRREKKNSIISTFNPKWETLNNQIF
- a CDS encoding DUF456 domain-containing protein, which codes for MDIVLLILGFILMFVGILGSFLPVLPGTPVSWIGLLLLHLTKAVPEDWVFLGITLCIALLVFALDYIIPVWGTKKFGGSKWGMIGTTIGLLIALIFPVLGFFGIIIWPFLGAFVGELINKADQKTALKAAFGSFLGFLTGTFIKFMVTMVYLGLFIYKAWEYKSTLFPFF